In Desulfuromonas sp. KJ2020, a single window of DNA contains:
- the yedF gene encoding sulfurtransferase-like selenium metabolism protein YedF — MDTLDCRGKKCPQPVIETRKVLLANPAASQRVLVSDETARQNVSRLAESLGRSVIATATEGGFALEITAGAIQEAATSEPAVHGKTVVFVSSDKMGSGDDELGHILMKNFIFTLLEINPVPDALYFVNAGVKLTTKGSDVLEALARLADRGADIASCGLCLEFFDLKESLAVGRATNMLDTVETLSKAGRIIRP; from the coding sequence ATGGACACCCTGGATTGCCGCGGCAAAAAATGCCCCCAGCCGGTGATAGAGACACGCAAGGTCCTGCTGGCCAACCCCGCCGCCAGCCAACGCGTTCTGGTCAGCGACGAGACTGCCCGTCAAAACGTAAGCCGTCTAGCCGAAAGCTTAGGGCGCTCCGTCATCGCTACCGCAACCGAAGGGGGCTTCGCGCTGGAAATCACCGCAGGGGCAATACAGGAAGCCGCCACCTCGGAACCGGCCGTCCACGGCAAAACCGTGGTCTTCGTCAGTTCGGACAAAATGGGCAGCGGCGACGATGAACTCGGGCATATTTTGATGAAAAACTTCATCTTTACCCTGCTCGAGATCAATCCCGTTCCCGATGCGCTCTATTTTGTCAACGCTGGCGTCAAACTGACCACAAAGGGTTCGGACGTTCTCGAAGCGCTGGCGCGCCTCGCCGACCGGGGAGCCGACATCGCCTCCTGTGGACTCTGTCTCGAATTCTTCGACCTGAAGGAAAGCCTTGCGGTCGGGCGGGCGACCAACATGCTCGACACCGTGGAAACGCTTAGCAAAGCGGGGCGCATCATCCGCCCCTGA
- a CDS encoding DUF3365 domain-containing protein, protein MARWTGVLVLLVVMMALPVQAEETAVTQSRALVGAFMVELKGELESAIRSQGPAEAVSVCQRRAPAIAARLSQESGGKVARTSLWLRNPANAPDAWERQVLERFEQLREQGMDPTSLEYSEVVSTDGRSELRYMKAIPTGSICLLCHGQDIDADVQKALTRLYPQDQATGFSPGDIRGAFTVTRPLNGKGE, encoded by the coding sequence ATGGCTCGTTGGACAGGTGTTCTGGTGCTGCTGGTGGTGATGATGGCGCTGCCGGTCCAAGCGGAGGAGACGGCGGTGACGCAGAGCCGCGCCCTCGTGGGCGCCTTCATGGTGGAGTTGAAGGGGGAGTTGGAGTCGGCGATCCGCTCTCAGGGGCCAGCCGAGGCGGTGAGTGTCTGCCAGCGCCGGGCCCCGGCCATTGCCGCGCGGCTATCCCAGGAATCAGGCGGGAAGGTTGCCCGCACCAGCCTGTGGCTGCGCAATCCGGCCAATGCTCCGGATGCCTGGGAGCGACAGGTACTGGAGCGTTTCGAACAGCTGCGGGAGCAGGGGATGGATCCGACCTCTCTGGAGTATAGTGAGGTGGTGTCGACTGATGGTCGATCGGAGCTGCGGTACATGAAGGCCATTCCCACGGGTTCGATCTGCCTGCTCTGCCATGGCCAGGATATCGATGCCGATGTACAGAAAGCGTTGACGCGTCTTTACCCGCAGGATCAGGCGACAGGGTTTTCGCCGGGCGATATCCGTGGCGCCTTCACGGTAACAAGACCATTGAACGGTAAGGGGGAGTGA
- a CDS encoding peptidoglycan DD-metalloendopeptidase family protein yields MNAIWLTTQEQRRLRRRKRRLQLSVLLFFLALPGLLLTALPRSSSSALPGPGFDASSPVLSPTPIVEAPAPPPVPDHIRSRDIAPGDTLSSIFDLVGIGQSTMYQILAADEQLLALDTLRPGNRLTFTLDEQTGELANMELYIHPGKRVMYHRVDGATFDYEEIVLPGEWMPEFLDGTISGSFYLSAKNVGLSENETVNIADLFRDQLNFARDIRAGDTFQVVRSQQFVNGEWTGQSRIEGVRLFRGKRLYSAFLFEDGNYYDHKGESLARAFRRYPTQGQYRVSSAFSRTRRHPVTGRVSPHNGVDFAMPTGTPVLATGDGVVTRVQNHPFAGKYVEIQHGSHYTTRYLHLSRSLVRRGQTVQRGQRIALSGNTGRSTGPHLHFELHTKGRPVNPLTASIPMASAVPKGKLAQFNERVNEVVALMAVPSQRIAQPAVASDSPRQLAEQAHQTATVAAPSS; encoded by the coding sequence ATGAACGCTATCTGGTTGACAACCCAAGAACAGCGCCGCCTCAGGCGCCGCAAACGCCGACTGCAGCTTTCGGTCCTCCTCTTTTTTCTGGCGCTGCCGGGTCTCCTGCTGACGGCGCTGCCCCGTTCTTCATCCTCTGCTCTTCCGGGCCCTGGCTTTGACGCCAGCTCTCCTGTCCTGTCGCCAACTCCGATTGTCGAGGCCCCGGCCCCGCCGCCCGTGCCGGATCATATTCGCAGTCGCGATATCGCGCCCGGCGACACCCTGAGTTCGATCTTCGACCTGGTGGGGATAGGTCAGAGCACCATGTATCAGATTCTGGCCGCTGACGAACAGCTGTTGGCTCTCGATACCCTTCGCCCCGGCAACCGGCTGACTTTTACCCTCGATGAGCAAACCGGCGAGTTGGCCAACATGGAGCTCTATATCCACCCGGGTAAGAGGGTGATGTATCACCGTGTGGATGGAGCGACCTTTGATTACGAGGAGATCGTCCTGCCGGGTGAATGGATGCCAGAGTTTCTGGATGGCACCATCAGCGGCAGTTTTTATCTGTCGGCCAAAAATGTCGGCCTGAGTGAAAATGAAACGGTCAACATCGCTGACCTCTTTCGTGACCAGCTCAACTTTGCTCGGGATATCCGTGCCGGCGACACCTTTCAGGTCGTGCGCAGCCAGCAGTTCGTCAACGGGGAATGGACGGGGCAGAGCCGAATCGAAGGGGTACGCCTTTTTCGGGGCAAGCGGCTCTACAGCGCCTTCCTCTTCGAGGACGGCAACTATTACGATCACAAGGGGGAAAGTCTGGCCCGCGCCTTCAGGCGTTATCCCACGCAGGGCCAGTATCGTGTCAGTTCTGCCTTCAGTCGGACCCGCCGTCATCCCGTCACTGGACGGGTGTCTCCCCATAACGGCGTCGATTTCGCCATGCCCACCGGCACTCCGGTGCTGGCCACGGGCGATGGTGTGGTCACCCGTGTGCAGAATCACCCTTTTGCCGGCAAATACGTCGAGATCCAGCACGGCAGCCATTACACCACCCGCTACCTGCACCTGAGCCGGTCTCTCGTCAGGCGGGGTCAGACAGTGCAGCGGGGTCAGCGCATCGCTCTTTCGGGCAACACCGGTCGTTCTACCGGGCCTCACCTGCATTTCGAGCTGCACACCAAGGGCCGTCCGGTCAATCCCCTTACGGCCAGCATCCCCATGGCCTCGGCCGTGCCCAAAGGCAAGCTGGCCCAGTTTAACGAACGGGTCAATGAGGTGGTGGCCCTGATGGCGGTTCCCTCCCAGCGCATCGCCCAGCCGGCGGTGGCATCGGATTCGCCCAGGCAGTTGGCCGAGCAGGCCCATCAGACGGCGACGGTCGCAGCGCCATCCTCCTGA